The following are encoded together in the Bacillus cereus group sp. RP43 genome:
- a CDS encoding GntR family transcriptional regulator, with amino-acid sequence MGVTVNVTRKKGPLYLQIKNIIRDRILHGVYAIHTNIPSEPQLEEEFKVSKITVRNAIKELAQEGYLEKKSGKGTKVIRNTSATKLSKGKKFTEVLVEEGYKVQKKLLKAEVVHNEEGTVPFRLFGKESFRIERLYALNDAPYIHYTHYFSAQMASTDLSDFDLQSLYDLVEDRGIHLENFRDEFAVGFAPSFVAEALSEKEGAALLKRMRYSYDEVGEVIEYSEGYYNTEMQHYVVNYDV; translated from the coding sequence GTGGGTGTAACGGTGAACGTAACGAGAAAAAAAGGACCATTATATTTACAAATAAAAAATATTATTCGTGATCGAATATTACATGGTGTATATGCGATTCATACGAATATTCCTTCAGAACCGCAATTAGAGGAAGAGTTCAAAGTGAGCAAAATTACAGTTCGTAATGCGATTAAAGAACTCGCTCAAGAAGGATATTTGGAAAAGAAAAGCGGTAAAGGAACGAAAGTGATTCGTAATACTTCTGCGACAAAACTGTCGAAGGGTAAGAAATTTACTGAAGTGTTAGTGGAAGAAGGATATAAAGTACAAAAGAAATTGCTAAAGGCAGAAGTGGTTCATAATGAAGAAGGAACAGTACCGTTTCGATTATTCGGTAAAGAGAGTTTCCGTATTGAACGATTATATGCGTTAAATGATGCGCCGTACATTCATTATACGCACTACTTCTCAGCGCAAATGGCAAGTACAGATTTATCGGACTTTGATTTACAATCGCTTTACGATTTAGTCGAGGACCGAGGTATACATTTAGAAAACTTCAGAGATGAATTCGCAGTTGGATTTGCGCCTAGTTTCGTTGCAGAAGCGTTAAGTGAAAAAGAAGGCGCTGCATTATTAAAACGTATGCGCTATTCTTACGATGAAGTTGGCGAAGTAATTGAATATAGTGAAGGCTACTACAACACGGAAATGCAGCATTATGTAGTTAATTATGACGTATAA
- the gntP gene encoding gluconate permease GntP, producing the protein MDIYLLIVTLIAIAIVILGVSWWKWHAFISLTVASLFLAIMSGLNLTKIVIAYETGVGSVLGHLVGILALGTILGKMMSDSGAGMQVADFFIRFFGVKKLPWAMLFAGFVIGIPVFFEVGIVILLPLVISIRKTTKQNILLIALPVIAGLSIVHGLVPPHPGAMTAIGIYNANLGKVLLYSLIIALPTAIIAGPLFAKWVHKRVIPENEPELVRVTTVSTDLPSRKVSFFIILLPVVLMILSVVAPYISLPKKITEFFVFIGSPVIALLISCFAAFYLLGIRQGINKKMIKKLTDESLLPVGSIILIIGAGGGFKQILIESGVGTAIAQMAEHISLSPIVLAFMVAGLIRIATGSATVALTTAAGIVSPVIQHMSGVNLELLVIATGAGSLMFSHVNDAGFWLVKEYLGLTVKETFKTWTVLETLLSFIAFGFALLLNMFI; encoded by the coding sequence ATGGATATATACTTATTAATCGTCACGTTAATTGCGATCGCAATTGTTATTTTAGGAGTATCATGGTGGAAATGGCATGCATTTATTAGTTTAACAGTTGCTAGTTTGTTTTTAGCTATTATGTCCGGACTGAATTTAACGAAAATAGTGATTGCCTACGAAACTGGTGTTGGTAGTGTACTAGGGCATTTAGTTGGTATTTTGGCTCTCGGAACAATTTTAGGGAAAATGATGTCTGACTCAGGGGCAGGCATGCAAGTTGCAGATTTCTTCATTCGATTTTTCGGCGTAAAGAAACTACCTTGGGCTATGTTATTTGCGGGATTTGTTATAGGGATTCCAGTATTTTTTGAAGTGGGGATCGTCATTTTATTACCACTCGTTATCTCAATTCGAAAAACGACGAAGCAAAACATATTATTAATTGCTTTACCTGTCATTGCTGGATTATCTATTGTACATGGGCTAGTGCCTCCACATCCAGGTGCGATGACTGCAATCGGCATTTATAATGCGAATTTAGGGAAGGTATTATTGTATTCATTAATCATCGCGTTACCAACAGCTATTATCGCAGGACCGTTATTTGCAAAGTGGGTACATAAGAGAGTTATACCTGAAAATGAACCGGAGCTTGTTCGGGTTACAACTGTATCAACTGATTTACCGAGTCGTAAAGTTTCATTTTTTATTATTTTACTGCCAGTAGTTTTAATGATTTTATCAGTAGTCGCACCATATATTTCATTACCGAAAAAAATAACTGAATTTTTTGTATTTATCGGAAGTCCGGTAATCGCTTTACTTATTTCATGTTTCGCAGCGTTTTATTTACTAGGGATAAGACAAGGCATTAATAAAAAGATGATTAAAAAATTAACAGATGAAAGTTTACTACCAGTCGGTTCCATTATTTTAATAATCGGTGCAGGCGGTGGATTTAAACAAATATTAATTGAAAGCGGCGTTGGAACAGCCATCGCTCAAATGGCAGAACATATTTCATTATCACCAATCGTCTTAGCTTTCATGGTAGCTGGCTTAATTCGAATAGCGACCGGATCAGCAACAGTCGCTTTAACGACAGCAGCAGGAATTGTTTCACCGGTTATTCAGCACATGTCTGGTGTAAATTTGGAGTTGCTTGTTATTGCAACCGGCGCAGGGTCATTAATGTTTTCTCACGTAAATGATGCCGGTTTCTGGCTCGTAAAAGAGTATTTAGGATTAACGGTGAAGGAAACATTTAAGACGTGGACGGTACTGGAGACGTTATTATCATTTATTGCATTCGGTTTTGCACTTTTATTGAATATGTTTATTTAG
- a CDS encoding YjcZ family sporulation protein — MSEKCEHRHDDCNRRHGCGGGFALLIVLFILLIIIGASCFGGGGGSCGYGGYGGYGGGYGGYCC, encoded by the coding sequence ATGAGCGAAAAGTGTGAACACAGACATGATGATTGTAACCGCAGACATGGGTGCGGAGGCGGTTTTGCGCTTCTAATCGTATTGTTTATTTTATTAATCATTATCGGTGCTAGCTGCTTCGGCGGAGGCGGCGGTTCTTGTGGTTACGGCGGTTATGGTGGCTATGGCGGCGGCTATGGTGGGTACTGCTGCTAA